DNA from Agarilytica rhodophyticola:
AGTTCCGTTGGCGCGGTTAAGAACACGTAATTCTTCGCCATTCTTACCGTCATTAGCAGTAAAAAATAGTTCACCATTAAACTCAATAAAAGACAGTATATCGGCATCGGCGTCGATGGTGTTGATATCACGGGTAAGATGAGTACCCTCTTCAGAACCATCGCTTATCCACAATTCCATGCCATGTTCACCGTCATCGGCACTAAAGAAAAATCCAATCGTTATTGGATCTGGTATGGGGCTAACAGTGGGACTCGGGCTTGATGTGGGTATAGGGCTTGAAGTTGGTGTAGGCGTTGCTGTTGGACTAGGGCCGACGCTAACTGTTGGAGTGGGCGTTGGTGTCGTTGTAGGGCTGGGGCTTGCACTTGGGCTTGGGGCCACACTTGGACTGGGGCTAGGCGTTGGCGTAGTGTTAGATCCACCTTGTGACGGACTATCTGACCCTCCGCCATCACAGGCCTGAAGGGTGAGTGTACTCGTTAATAAAATTACATAGGTCAATGACGAAACTTTCATAAATAACCTGTGGTTCCTTTTTTAAAACACTTTGATATTAGCTACTTTAAACAAAGCTAATGGTTGACTATGATCAATAGATAAATATGAAAAGAGCAATATAATAGATGCTTTCAATTGATAATTATGAGTAGGCATATTTCAAGAATTGCCTTCTTGGGTCAATTACCAAATTTTGTAATTACGACAACGATTGATTTTTACACGTTTCTTTAGCTCCTCCATCTAAATCTAAAATCAACAATTAATGACCCATCTGCTTAAGTCTAAAAGCCCGTGATTTTTATGATTCCTCTCACCTCGGTCAATCCCTAATTTTGGGTATATGCTCAGCCACTACCGCCATCCATTAAACATAAAAAAAACAATAAAAAAGCGGAAAAGCTTTTGATTCTGGTCAACACATAAAAACCATAATTTCATACTATATAAGTAAAGAAAACGACTAAAAGGAATAACAAAAAACCTAAAAAAATATATTCTTGTACCATTAGCAAGGAGACAACAGTGAAACCTTTGATAGTTTTAGTTTGTATATTATTAACTTGTGCTTGTGCTAGAAAAGTAGATTCACCGTACGGTTTTAGTTTACCGGAGGGCGATAGTAAAAAAGGAGAAGAGGTATTTTTATATTTTAGTTGCTTATCCTGCCACACACTTGCAGATTACAAAGTAGATGATATCAAGCAAGATATAGAAAAAAGAGTCGCCTTAGGTGGTGAATATAGCAAAGTAAAGACTTATGCAGAGCTGGTAACATCAGTAATAAACCCTTCTCACAAATTAGCAAAAGGATATACCGTTGACGAGATAAGTAACGATGAAGGGAAATCTAAAATGCGAAATTACAATGAAGTTATGACTGTAGATGAACTGGTTAATTTAGTTTCTTTTCTACAGCCCTACTACACAGTTAAGCCGGCAACACATACACAGTATAAAGTATATTATCCTTAAATTTACACAATCATAAAGGTAGTTAGTTGAATATTTTTAGTGGTCGAGTAGTTGTGAAAAAACTATTCATTATCTTTAAGTTATCGTTGAAATATAGAGGAATAAGATTATGAGCTTAATGTCACATGACTCAATTTTTAATTTTGATGATTTATTTGAACATTTTTACCCCGCTTTACCTAAGAGCAGTTTAAAAAGTGATTTTTTCTCTCCTCGAGTGGATGTAAAAGAAAAGAAAGATCACTATGAAATAGCGGTTGATTTACCCGGCGTCGATAAAAAGGATGTTTCCGTAACGTTAGAAAATGGTGTACTAACACTGGAAGCTACTACTGAAGATGAGAGAACAGAAGAAAAAGATGGACGAATTATTCGCAAAGAACGACGCTCAGGAAAATTTATGCGCAGCTTTACCATAGGTAATAATGTGCACGAAGCGGATATTAATGCAAATTTCAAAAATGGTGTGTTAACTCTGATCGCACCTAAGATACAAGAGTCTACCGTGCAATCTAAGAGAATTGACATTAACTAGGAGGCGCCCAAACAAGTGGCACAAGGATGTGCTTTGTTGAACAATAATGTAGTTTTCATTGAGTGCCTGTTAACACTAACTTAAGAGGCGTTTATGGAGCATCGTAAAGGTTCGAGAGTTACTATACATTACCCGGTTACGGTTTATAAAAATAAGAAAAAGTTAGGTACATATCTCACACGTAATATCAGTCTTGGCGGCTTATTTTTAGAAGGCTGTTCACAGAAAATATCACCAGATGAGGTACTTTCTCTTGAAATCAAACCATCAGCTAAAACACTAGCAAACATCACCCTATCTGCAAAAGCCTTTGTCATCCACTGTTCAGCGCAAGGCGCAGGACTTATGTGGATCGACAATAACGATATATTTCGTCAACCACTATATGACTTCATACGAGATTTATCACAAGAAAAGTCTACTCGGTAAACTCTTTGCCAAAAGACTCTAAAGTGCTGGTTTTTCTCAACTTACCTTTATCAAGATATATGTTTATAAAAAACACATAATTTTTTAGCTGCGTCTTAAGTGGATTACTTGCAAATAAATTAAGGTAATGGCTCGCATTTGTGGTAAAGCCTAGTATAGAAGTATTAGGCATCGTATCGCGGTGAAGACTCAATCCCGAATAGCCTAAAATATGACGTTGCTGTTGAAACTGAGCCGCGTTTTGTATTTCTCTAAGGCACCGATAATGCTAGCGCCAGCACTGGCTATAGAATGAACGACAATACCTCACTGTTAGCGTAAAGCTGTTTGTCACGGAAAATAACGTCGCCTGTTGTTTCCATCTACAGCTCTTTTTGTAAAAGGCAAAAGGAGTAAAAGGCAAAGTCAGTCAAATAGAGAGGTTGATCAGAGACAAATTTCTCTTGGCATCACCATGGCATAGAAAAATTCGTCAGGTCTATGTTTCGGTTAATAAAGACACAATTTTCCGTTAGATAGACACTTTTTCGACTTAGGTGAACTACTCACGGCAAGGATCTAAAAAACTAGTGGCTGGCTAAGATAGATCTAGTCTGCCAGGTGATAGGAATCGATCGAATGTGATGTGTTGAGCATTTCTCAGGAAAAACGACGGATTTACATGGCGTCAGTAGTGATGACAAGATTGAAAATATCAGTGCCATCACTTTCGTATAGAGCGCTTGACGATGAAAAGCTCAGGCACTAATAATAAATAAAATAGGTGCCAAACAGATAATAAAGCCAGTAAATTTCTGCCAGACCAATACTTAAAGTAAGATTAGAAATAACTTAACATAATCATTATAATCTATTGATATTTATAGATTTTAATATTTCTAAATAATTATTAGGCATACGCATCAAATCTTTGATGTGGAAACAATTAAAGCAGATAGTCGAAAGGAATTGTATGAGCATCCAGTATTTATAATAGTCTAAAAAAAGAGCTGAATGTGCATTTATACCCTTCCCCTTGGCTTACCAATAGTCTAGGGGCTGTTCGCCCCAACTTAGATCTTTGTAAGATATATCGCACACGAATAATAGATTCTGCGCCGTTTTTTTTCTTTTCGATGCATGGTAACTTTTATAAAAACCTGCAACAAAAACCAGAGATAAAAAACTGCGACAACCACTTGCTTTTGGATATAGGAATGTTAGCCGTCTACCTTGTATTAATGATGACTATGCTGTCATTTGGAATTCTCATCTTACATAAAAAACACTATTCAAACATGTTGGGCTATTTCTGTATCTCGATGGCACTTTATCAAGGCTTGGTTGTACTTGATGCCATCGATATCTATATAGCACCACGCTTATATTTTTTATTACTGGGCATTTGTTTCCTACCTGGGCCTCTTCTACTAGGATATGTGGGCGAGATTGTAGAAAAAAAATTGATCTATTTTCGCGATTTTCTGTTCGTTTTTCTTCCATTTTTGTTGGCCATCTATGTCACCAATATCAATTCCGTCGACGCTTTCTACGGTTTTTCCAATAGGGAGAATTACCTGGAAGATAATTTTGTCGACATTTATAACGTGGTGTCTATCCTTGCTGGCGCCCATATTATTTTCTATGTTGGCCAGTCCATAGCGCTTATCTATGAATATCGAATTCAATGGTACAACATAAAAACCCAACCGCTGCCGCTTACTTGGTATCAAATGGTGTGTACCATTGCGTTTTTTCTTGTGTGTGCACTTTGCCAAGTGATCAGTGCTTTTCTTCACCCCGATGGTGATCCTATATCCATAGGCGACATCACCGCTGTTATTTGGATGGTCTATCTTAATATTATCTTACTGCTTTATCTCTATAAGGCATCCATTGTCAACTTAAAACTCAGCAAAATCCGTTTCTTAAAATCAGACAATGCAGATGGAACCCCAGAGCCAGCGGTGCTTACTGCCACCGAGAGTGAACCACTCAATGATGATGCTCTGGACTACATTTTAGCGGAGATTAAAGAAAACAAATATTTTCTCATGCAAGATCTCACCTTGCAGGAACTATCATCTCGTTTAGAAATAAAACCCTACTTACTTTCAGAGTATTTAAATAAAAATAGTAATACGAACTTCTACTCATTTATTAATGGATTAAGAATAGACGAAGCAAAAAAGCTATTAAAAGAAAAACCTCACCTATCCGTTAGCGTTGTCAAAGATATGTGTGGATTTAAATCACGTGCCTCGTTTTACAATAATTTTAAGAAAAACGAGGGTTGCACTCCCTTGGCTTACAGGAAAAATAATTGTTTGTCATAATTATTAGCCAACAAGATAGACATGAGTTTTTTAAACCGCTTTCGTAGATTTCACAGCAAAACTTTACAAAACTTTATTTGCTTGAATTCGTATGCAATAAATTGGCTTTACACCTAACGTTTACTTTTCCATTGCTACTATTCCCAGAACAATAAAAATAAATTCACCCGAGGATAGTAATAATGAAACGTTCATTAAATATAGCGTTACGCGCAGTATTTCTTCTTCTCTTTAGTCAACTAGCTCATCTTGCTCACGCAGTGCCGAGGACGGCATTTGTTCATTTATTTGAATGGCAGTGGAATGATATTGCTGCCGAGTGTGAAAACTTTTTAGGCCCGAAGGGATTTGCAGCCGTGCAAGTTTCACCTCCACAAAAATCTATTAACGGTAGTCAATGGTGGACCCGCTACCAGCCTGTTAGCTATGCTGTTGAAGGCCGCTCAGGTAGTCGAGCACAATTTGCTGACATGGTTCGTCGCTGTAAGGCGGTTGGTGTCGACATTTATGTAGATGCGGTAATCAACCATATGGCCGCTTTCGATCGACGGTTTCCAGAAGTTCCTTACGACCCCAATGATTTTCATACCTGCACAGACGACATTGACTACAGCAACGAATGGTCAATTCAAAACTGTGATCTAGTGGGACTCAATGATCTAAAAACAGAGTCTGGCTATGTGCAATCAAGGATTGCCGATTATATGAATGACCTTATTGGTATGGGTGTGGCTGGATTCCGTATAGATGCAGCCAAGCATATGCCTGC
Protein-coding regions in this window:
- a CDS encoding cytochrome C, with translation MKPLIVLVCILLTCACARKVDSPYGFSLPEGDSKKGEEVFLYFSCLSCHTLADYKVDDIKQDIEKRVALGGEYSKVKTYAELVTSVINPSHKLAKGYTVDEISNDEGKSKMRNYNEVMTVDELVNLVSFLQPYYTVKPATHTQYKVYYP
- a CDS encoding PilZ domain-containing protein, with product MEHRKGSRVTIHYPVTVYKNKKKLGTYLTRNISLGGLFLEGCSQKISPDEVLSLEIKPSAKTLANITLSAKAFVIHCSAQGAGLMWIDNNDIFRQPLYDFIRDLSQEKSTR
- a CDS encoding helix-turn-helix domain-containing protein, with protein sequence MHLYPSPWLTNSLGAVRPNLDLCKIYRTRIIDSAPFFFFSMHGNFYKNLQQKPEIKNCDNHLLLDIGMLAVYLVLMMTMLSFGILILHKKHYSNMLGYFCISMALYQGLVVLDAIDIYIAPRLYFLLLGICFLPGPLLLGYVGEIVEKKLIYFRDFLFVFLPFLLAIYVTNINSVDAFYGFSNRENYLEDNFVDIYNVVSILAGAHIIFYVGQSIALIYEYRIQWYNIKTQPLPLTWYQMVCTIAFFLVCALCQVISAFLHPDGDPISIGDITAVIWMVYLNIILLLYLYKASIVNLKLSKIRFLKSDNADGTPEPAVLTATESEPLNDDALDYILAEIKENKYFLMQDLTLQELSSRLEIKPYLLSEYLNKNSNTNFYSFINGLRIDEAKKLLKEKPHLSVSVVKDMCGFKSRASFYNNFKKNEGCTPLAYRKNNCLS
- a CDS encoding Hsp20/alpha crystallin family protein, with product MSLMSHDSIFNFDDLFEHFYPALPKSSLKSDFFSPRVDVKEKKDHYEIAVDLPGVDKKDVSVTLENGVLTLEATTEDERTEEKDGRIIRKERRSGKFMRSFTIGNNVHEADINANFKNGVLTLIAPKIQESTVQSKRIDIN